In Reinekea thalattae, a genomic segment contains:
- the apbC gene encoding iron-sulfur cluster carrier protein ApbC, whose translation MTMENVKKIIAVASGKGGVGKSTTAVNLALALQQQGKQVGLLDADIYGPSVALMMGVAEGTKPEVINEKQMQPIMAHGIQTMSIAYLITDKTPMVWRGPMASGALQQLLTQTNWQGLDYLVVDMPPGTGDIQLTLAQHAQISGAVIVTTPQDVALLDAKKGIEMFQKVNVPILGVVENMAVHICSQCGHEEHIFGDAGGKALAQQYGVELLGQLPLSLQVRTQMDAGQPQALQNEVGIAEAYQQMAVKVIAGLDSAEDALPEITLS comes from the coding sequence ATGACTATGGAAAACGTAAAAAAGATAATTGCCGTTGCTTCAGGTAAAGGCGGCGTCGGTAAATCTACCACGGCGGTGAACCTAGCCTTAGCATTGCAACAACAGGGCAAGCAAGTCGGCCTGCTCGATGCCGATATTTATGGCCCCAGTGTCGCGCTCATGATGGGTGTTGCTGAAGGCACTAAGCCAGAAGTGATTAACGAAAAGCAAATGCAGCCGATCATGGCGCATGGCATTCAAACCATGAGTATTGCTTATCTTATTACCGATAAAACACCGATGGTTTGGCGTGGTCCAATGGCCTCTGGCGCATTGCAGCAATTATTAACGCAAACCAACTGGCAAGGACTCGATTACTTAGTCGTCGATATGCCACCTGGTACGGGTGATATCCAGTTAACGCTCGCGCAGCATGCGCAAATTAGCGGTGCTGTGATTGTCACGACACCGCAAGATGTTGCCTTGCTGGATGCTAAAAAAGGCATCGAAATGTTCCAAAAGGTTAACGTGCCTATTTTAGGCGTGGTTGAAAACATGGCGGTACACATCTGTTCGCAGTGCGGCCACGAAGAACATATTTTTGGTGACGCTGGTGGTAAAGCATTAGCGCAACAATACGGTGTTGAGTTATTGGGTCAATTGCCACTCAGCTTACAGGTGCGAACGCAAATGGATGCTGGGCAACCGCAAGCGCTACAAAATGAAGTGGGTATAGCAGAGGCTTACCAACAGATGGCGGTTAAGGTCATAGCTGGTTTGGACAGTGCAGAAGATGCCTTGCCAGAAATCACCCTCTCGTAA
- a CDS encoding NAD-dependent epimerase, producing MTVLVTGAAGFIGNALALELVKSGHEVIGIDNLNDYYQVQLKHDRLERLNDYDNFKFIQLAVEDRAAMQQLAEQYSFTLIYHMAAQAGVRYSIENPAAYIDSNLVGFGNILELARQQKVEHLVYASSSSVYGANKEQPFSEQHNVDHPVSLYAATKKSNEVMAHSYSHLYGIPTTGLRFFTVYGPWGRPDMAPFLFLDAILNDRPIKVFNHGDMERDFTYIDDIIEGVIKAGEHPPQSLSADLDRVSGPAKSDAPYQLFNIGNSKPVRLMEFIETIERESGKQAEKIYMDMQPGDVPSTYADTSMLEQRVGYKPSTELSQGLKETVAWYKSYYRK from the coding sequence ATGACTGTTTTGGTGACCGGTGCAGCCGGATTTATTGGTAACGCACTGGCATTAGAGCTCGTTAAGTCAGGTCACGAGGTTATTGGTATTGATAACCTGAATGATTATTACCAAGTGCAACTTAAGCATGATCGCCTTGAACGGTTAAACGATTACGACAACTTTAAGTTTATTCAGTTAGCAGTAGAAGACCGTGCAGCAATGCAGCAGTTGGCAGAACAATACAGCTTTACGCTTATCTACCATATGGCAGCACAAGCCGGTGTGCGCTATTCGATAGAAAACCCAGCTGCTTATATCGACTCTAACTTGGTTGGCTTCGGTAATATTTTAGAGCTTGCGCGCCAGCAAAAAGTAGAGCATTTAGTTTATGCCTCTTCCAGCTCTGTTTATGGCGCTAACAAAGAGCAACCGTTTTCTGAACAGCATAATGTTGATCACCCAGTCTCACTTTATGCAGCAACGAAGAAGTCGAACGAGGTGATGGCGCATTCCTATAGTCATCTATACGGCATACCAACCACAGGGTTGCGCTTTTTTACCGTTTATGGCCCTTGGGGCAGGCCAGATATGGCGCCATTCTTATTTTTAGATGCCATCCTGAATGACCGGCCAATTAAAGTATTTAACCATGGTGATATGGAACGTGATTTCACCTATATCGACGATATTATTGAAGGTGTAATTAAAGCGGGCGAACACCCACCTCAAAGCCTGTCTGCGGATTTAGATAGGGTTTCTGGTCCAGCCAAAAGCGATGCGCCTTATCAGCTGTTTAATATTGGTAATTCAAAACCGGTTCGGTTAATGGAGTTTATCGAAACCATTGAGCGTGAGTCCGGCAAGCAAGCAGAAAAAATCTACATGGATATGCAGCCTGGTGATGTACCTTCAACCTATGCCGATACCTCAATGTTAGAGCAGCGTGTAGGTTATAAACCGAGCACCGAGTTAAGCCAAGGTTTAAAAGAAACCGTCGCTTGGTACAAAAGTTATTACCGTAAATAG